A window of the Gossypium hirsutum isolate 1008001.06 chromosome A03, Gossypium_hirsutum_v2.1, whole genome shotgun sequence genome harbors these coding sequences:
- the LOC107942780 gene encoding uncharacterized protein: MGDEEEERRELNLVSKKDEEESESSMTPWEQHAKVISIPRFDYKAPSSLLQRSHSGFLITCTIKREKSATKEAMAIFSKYVGPFNGDDDTLGCSGNSDANADTKRRKIYTEEIDQNIGNSVDNSEITDAAVGGIPKDDCFVSAKMDKSQAPEFVLSLVKLTRSGLLLLIFPWGNSLDTIDVVSNIFCDLESGSLKSPLWCHRIFPIQATCTLNEKELQAVVSKLVFQFVNDKRNKLAQPIKFAVGFNRRGTEESQMKTPKDASKNSDMSVLLDRNKCFGAVAAAVKGIVSDSVVDLKSPELSILVELLPLSGVPNGSLLVGVSVLPQNLVSTKPRLCIKPLVCDKNGKKAS, encoded by the exons ATGGGtgacgaagaagaagaaagaagagaactGAACTTGGTTTCAAAGAAGGATGAAGAAGAGAGCGAAAGCTCAATGACTCCATGGGAGCAACACGCTAAAGTTATAAGCATTCCTCGCTTCGATTACAAGGCTCCTTCTTCTTTGCTTCAACGTTCTCACTCTGGTTTTCTTATCACTTGCACTATCA AGAGAGAGAAGAGCGCGACGAAAGAAGCCATGGCTATCTTTTCTAAG TATGTTGGCCCCTTCAATGGTGATGATGACACCTTAGGGTGTTCAGGAAACTCTGATGCAAATGCTGATACTAAGAGAAGGAAAATATATACAGAAGAAATTGATCAGAATATTGGTAATAGTGTCGACAACTCAGAGATCACTGATGCAGCCG TAGGGGGAATTCCAAAAGATGACTGCTTTGTCTCTGCAAAGATGGATAAAAGTCAAGCACCAGAATTTGTTCTTTCACTAGTCAAGCTAACAAGGAGTGGTTTGCTTCTGCTTATCTTCCCATGGGGGAACTCGTTAGACACAATAGATGTTGTTTCAAATATCTTTTGTGATCTGGAGTCTGGGAGTTTAAAGTCACCACT TTGGTGTCACCGCATCTTTCCCATCCAAGCTACCTGTACTTTGAATGAGAAGGAACTGCAAGCAGTTGTATCGAAACTTGTCTTTCAATTTGTGAATGATAAGCGGAATAAACTTGCACAACCTATAAAG TTTGCAGTTGGGTTTAACAGAAGAGGGACTGAAGAGAGCCAAATGAAAACTCCGAAAGATGCATCAAAGAATTCTGATATGTCTGTATTATTGGACCGCAACAAATGCTTTGGTGCCGTGGCTGCTGCTGTTAAAGGCATTGTTTCAGATTCAGTCGTGGATCTGAAATCTCCTGAG CTATCTATTCTTGTCGAGTTGCTTCCCCTTTCTGGAGTGCCTAATGGATCGCTATTGGTTGGTGTGTCAGTTTTACCCCAAAATCTGGTTAGTACTAAGCCAAGACTCTGCATTAAGCCACTGGTTTGCGATAAAAATGGGAAGAAGGCAAGTTAA
- the LOC107942777 gene encoding putative disease resistance protein RGA3 has translation MAEAGLFNIADGILGKIGNLALQEMGLVWGAKEQLEKLKNTVSTIKAVLLDAEDQHAKSHEVRDWLGKLKDAVYDADDLLDDFSTHVLKRQQGKRGKQVSFLFSKVSQVAYNLKVSHQIEAIRERLDAIAADKIKYHFTDRSPISIPLVNVERKQTHSFVRKEDVVGRQGDKDAIMKRLLESNGVDNVSVIPIVGIGGQGKTTLAQLAYNDERTVKHFELRMWVCVSDVFDVKMIVGKILESATSSKYESLEMDSLQTHLRKRIDGRKYLLVLDDMWNDSRERWLNLADLLMNGARGSKIIVTTRAQLVASITGTSQPYLLEGLPEDMSWSLFEKVAFKESKEPNDSRLVAIGKDIVKKCAGNPLVIRTIGGVLYTKDTETEWLSLKERQLSMVTRNEDDVLSVLKLSYEQLPSYLKQCFAYCSLFPKDYEINRQMLISLWIAEGFIQSLQGIQCLEELGDQYFMDLLRRSFFQDVEYDEWGNVISCKLHDLMHDLAQLIAGSDCSMVDLDCENISERTRHVSLSAELDSSWKIPTTLLNANKIRTFLLPMQPIHRVVLDKVDHEAIISSFRLMRVLDLHNTGLNILPRIIGKLKHLRYLDLSKNEVIRKLPSSITELLNLQTLKIYSCKRLEQLPRKLSNMISLKHLETGQCTGLTHMPSGIGQLTSLQTLTRFVVGTSSFEMASGGLRELKDLNELRGELMIAKLENLRNVAAECKEANLKEKQHLEVLTLDWSREVNNHVSFEEDEALLEGLQPHSNLQEFHIYGYRAERFPKWMSFDMALLVPNLLEITIWNCIKCIHLPLFSRLPKLKVLRLEVITAVEYIEDSSAESSSFSFKGNPMNRGREGKEFFPCLEELVFFDLRNLKGWWGEAPPVTNYNHGAAASPQRPLQKKESMPSFPRLSKLKIGICTNLTHMPLHPFLEELELKNTPARLLQQSAMVAAGANLVYPLYLSKLKVMHIDGIVELVSFPEKGLHHLTSLQHLSIENCPDLVCLTEEGLKSLTSLRFFNIQCCEMLKSLFKGFKHLTALEELEIKECRELDLSKDLEENAMELQCLRTLRIGDMPKLSSLPDGLQHVTTLKDLQISSCSNLKTLPEWIGNLTSLQRFEVLDCPQLASFPQTLYSLKALEYLEISSCSKLFDTGQIKKCKNWSMIAHIPEIFIDGEKM, from the coding sequence ATGGCAGAAGCAGGTTTGTTCAACATAGCTGATGGGATCCTGGGAAAGATAGGCAACCTTGCCCTCCAGGAAATGGGATTGGTGTGGGGTGCCAAAGAACAGCTTGAGAAACTGAAAAACACAGTTTCCACCATTAAAGCTGTACTTTTGGATGCAGAGGATCAGCATGCCAAGAGCCATGAGGTTAGGGATTGGCTTGGAAAGCTTAAAGATGCAGTTTATGATGCAGATGACCTGTTGGATGATTTTTCAACTCATGTTCTGAAACGTCAACAGGGGAAAAGGGGAAAACAGGTAAGCTTTCTATTCTCAAAAGTTAGTCAAGTAGCTTACAATCTTAAGGTAAGTCATCAAATCGAGGCCATTAGGGAGAGATTAGATGCAATAGCTGCTGATAAAATTAAATACCACTTTACGGACCGATCCCCTATAAGCATACCACTTGTAAATGTTGAGAGGAAGCAGACACATTCGTTTGTCCGAAAGGAAGATGTAGTTGGGAGACAAGGTGACAAAGATGCCATCATGAAAAGGTTGTTGGAGAGTAATGGCGTTGACAATGTTTCAGTGATACCAATAGTTGGGATAGGGGGACAAGGCAAGACCACTCTAGCTCAACTAGCGTACAATGATGAGAGAACTGTGAAGCATTTTGAGTTGAGGATGTGGGTGTGTGTTTCCGATGTTTTTGATGTGAAAATGATAGTTGGGAAGATTTTGGAGTCTGCTACTAGTTCCAAGTATGAAAGTCTTGAGATGGATTCCTTGCAAACTCACCTTCGTAAAAGGATCGATGGCCGGAAATACTTACTTGTGTTAGACGATATGTGGAATGATAGTCGGGAGAGGTGGCTGAATTTGGCAGATTTGTTGATGAATGGTGCAAGGGGGAGTAAGATAATTGTCACTACACGTGCTCAACTGGTTGCTTCCATTACAGGCACAAGCCAGCCTTACCTGTTGGAAGGCCTTCCAGAAGACATGTCGTGGTCCTTGTTCGAAAAAGTGGCATTTAAAGAAAGCAAAGAGCCAAACGATTCAAGATTAGTAGCAATTGGGAAGGATATTGTCAAAAAATGTGCCGGTAATCCCCTCGTGATAAGGACCATAGGTGGCGTTCTTTATACCAAAGATACTGAAACCGAGTGGCTCTCTTTAAAAGAGAGGCAATTGTCAATGGTAACTCGAAACGAAGATGATGTATTATCTGTACTGAAGTTAAGCTATGAACAACTGCCATCCTATTTAAAACAGTGCTTTGCTTACTGTTCATTGTTTCCTAAGGACTATGAGATAAACAGGCAAATGCTGATTTCACTTTGGATTGCGGAAGGGTTTATACAATCATTGCAGGGAATTCAATGCCTCGAGGAATTGGGGGACCAGTATTTCATGGATCTCCTCAGGCGGTCCTTTTTTCAAGATGTGGAATATGATGAATGGGGCAATGTAATAAGTTGCAAACTGCATGACCTCATGCATGACCTTGCTCAATTAATTGCAGGGAGTGACTGCTCCATGGTAGATCTGGATTGTGAAAACATATCTGAAAGAACTCGTCATGTGTCATTGAGTGCCGAATTAGATTCATCCTGGAAAATCCCAACCACTTTGCTCAACGCAAACAAAATACGGACATTTCTTCTTCCAATGCAACCTATTCATCGTGTAGTTTTGGACAAGGTTGATCATGAAGCAATCATTTCAAGTTTTAGGCTTATGCGTGTATTGGATCTACACAATACCGGGCTTAACATCCTGCCGAGGATCATTGGTAAGTTGAAACATTTGAGGTATCTTGATCTCTCCAAGAATGAAGTCATCAGAAAACTCCCAAGTTCCATTACTGAGTTGCTTAATTTGCAGACACTAAAAATCTATTCTTGTAAGAGATTAGAACAGCTTCCGAGAAAATTAAGTAACATGATTAGTCTTAAGCATCTTGAAACTGGTCAATGTACTGGTTTGACACATATGCCATCTGGGATTGGGCAGCTAACTTCGCTTCAAACATTAACACGATTTGTAGTAGGCACGAGTTCCTTCGAAATGGCCAGTGGAGGTCTAAGGGAACTGAAAGACCTAAATGAGCTGAGGGGAGAACTAATGATAGCAAAGCTGGAAAATTTGAGAAATGTTGCAGCAGAATGCAAGGAAGCAAACTTGAAGGAGAAACAACACCTTGAGGTGTTGACTTTAGATTGGAGCCGAGAAGTTAATAATCATGTAagttttgaagaagatgaagcaTTGTTGGAAGGCCTGCAGCCACATTCAAATCTTCAAGAGTTTCACATTTATGGATATAGAGCTGAAAGGTTCCCAAAGTGGATGAGCTTTGACATGGCTTTGCTAGTCCCAAACTTACTTGAAATCACCATATGGAATTGTATTAAATGCATACATCTCCCGTTGTTCAGTCGGCTTCCCAAGCTTAAGGTGCTCAGGCTTGAAGTGATAACTGCTGTCGAATACATTGAAGATAGCAGTGCCGAGTCTTCATCTTTCTCATTCAAGGGAAATCCAATGAATAGAGGAAGAGAAGGTAAAGAATTCTTCCCTTGCCTAGAAGAATTAGTGTTTTTTGACTTGCGAAATCTGAAGGGATGGTGGGGGGAAGCCCCTCCTGTTACCAATTATAATCATGGCGCAGCAGCATCACCACAGAGGCCATTGCAGAAGAAGGAATCAATGCCCTCATTCCCTCgtctttcaaaattaaaaattgggaTTTGCACCAACCTGACACATATGCCATTGCATCCATTTCTGGAAGAACTGGAGCTAAAGAATACGCCTGCAAGGCTTTTGCAACAGTCAGCAATGGTAGCAGCAGGAGCAAATTTGGTGTATCCATTGTATCTTTCCAAGCTAAAGGTTATGCATATTGATGGTATCGTAGAATTGGTGTCATTTCCAGAGAAGGGGCTTCATCATCTTACATCTCTTCAACATCTATCAATAGAAAATTGTCCTGATCTAGTATGCCTAACTGAGGAAGGCCTGAAGAGTTTAACTTCACTCCGATTTTTCAATATTCAATGTTGTGAAATGCTCAAGTCACTTTTCAAAGGGTTTAAACATCTAACAGCCCTTGAAGAGCTTGAAATCAAAGAATGCAGAGAGCTGGATCTGTCAAAAGATTTGGAAGAGAATGCCATGGAACTGCAATGCCTCCGCACCTTGAGAATTGGGGATATGCCGAAACTAAGTTCTCTGCCTGATGGTCTTCAACATGTCACCACACTGAAAGATTTGCAGATTTCGAGCTGTTCGAATCTGAAGACGTTACCGGAATGGATTGGAAATCTGACTTCACTTCAAAGATTTGAAGTCTTGGACTGTCCTCAGTTAGCATCTTTCCCACAAACACTGTACTCTCTCAAAGCATTAGAGTACCTTGAAATTTCAAGCTGTTCAAAGTTATTCGACACAGGCCAAATCAAGAAATGCAAAAATTGGTCAATGATTGCTCACATCCCCGAGATCTTCATCGATGGAGAGAAAATGTGA